A genome region from Arthrobacter agilis includes the following:
- a CDS encoding motility protein A, producing MDPATLVGILLAFGALYAMITLEGAHVQSLLLPAPMILVFAATIAVGIAGGTLKDFLVAVKAVPPAVMGRSTPPQDTIDSVVVLAEKARSEGLLALEEEANTVSDPFLRGALQNIADGTDGEELREILEDEIDSASATHRTASKFFMSLGGYAPTVGIVGTVVSLTHVLENLSKPDELGHMIAAAFVATLWGLLSANFLWLPIGTRIKRLGEMETARMTLLMEGVLAVQAGSQPRLLGERLKAMVPQHAQGKGKDGKDGKDGKGGGKGAKGSDETITAQGKAAA from the coding sequence ATGGATCCCGCAACACTCGTCGGCATTCTCCTCGCCTTCGGGGCGCTCTACGCGATGATCACCCTCGAGGGTGCGCACGTCCAGTCCCTCCTCCTGCCCGCGCCCATGATCCTGGTGTTCGCCGCGACGATCGCCGTCGGCATCGCCGGTGGCACCCTCAAGGATTTTCTGGTCGCCGTGAAGGCCGTCCCACCTGCTGTCATGGGCAGGAGCACCCCGCCCCAGGACACCATCGACAGCGTGGTGGTCCTCGCGGAGAAGGCCCGGAGCGAGGGGCTGCTGGCTCTCGAGGAGGAGGCCAACACCGTCTCCGACCCGTTCCTCCGCGGCGCCCTGCAGAACATCGCCGACGGCACCGACGGCGAGGAATTGCGCGAGATCCTTGAGGACGAGATCGACTCCGCGTCGGCGACCCACCGCACCGCATCCAAATTCTTCATGAGCCTCGGCGGCTACGCCCCGACCGTGGGCATCGTCGGAACGGTGGTGTCCCTGACCCACGTGCTCGAGAATCTCTCCAAGCCTGACGAACTGGGCCACATGATCGCCGCGGCGTTCGTGGCGACGCTCTGGGGCCTGCTCTCGGCGAACTTCCTCTGGCTCCCCATCGGCACACGCATCAAGCGCCTCGGCGAGATGGAGACCGCCCGCATGACCCTCCTCATGGAGGGTGTCCTCGCCGTCCAGGCCGGGAGCCAGCCACGGCTGCTCGGCGAACGGCTGAAGGCCATGGTGCCGCAGCACGCCCAGGGCAAGGGCAAGGACGGCAAAGACGGCAAAGACGGCAAGGGCGGCGGAAAGGGCGCGAAGGGATCGGACGAGACGATCACCGCGCAGGGCAAGGCCGCAGCGTGA
- a CDS encoding helix-turn-helix transcriptional regulator, with translation MVRLPLTPADVERGQRLGTLLRRARGERPMLETALDAGVSPETLRKIESGRVATPAFPTIAAIAAVVGLSLDDVWAEINRPGAETAGSASGTGQRLAS, from the coding sequence ATGGTCAGATTGCCACTCACCCCCGCGGACGTCGAGCGCGGACAGCGCCTCGGCACCCTGCTGCGTCGCGCCAGGGGAGAGCGCCCGATGCTCGAGACCGCCCTGGACGCCGGCGTCTCACCGGAGACGCTCCGGAAGATCGAATCGGGCCGGGTCGCCACCCCTGCCTTCCCGACCATCGCGGCCATCGCCGCCGTCGTCGGACTCTCCCTCGACGACGTGTGGGCCGAGATCAACAGGCCGGGCGCCGAGACGGCCGGCTCCGCGTCCGGGACGGGTCAGCGGCTCGCTTCGTAA
- a CDS encoding flagellar hook-length control protein FliK: MSLVQGSPATAAPRDTLRAVRPAAGNRDGSEVSSLSASRSTSRSASSFGEAYRRHAERLDRPMTRTADDARSGGPAGTPAGLGGSTGPIRREAEPVPSSAIRSDSRRGPRQSSAAEGAVTASDPAAHAARQASADPQAPSGDVPTALGVKAGITAEHVTVETAAPVEPTADTDPADASDPAGAAGAGVPASPLTTPAATPTVAAPSAPTAAADGSPVTSTATATPVPEIRSGAVPPTSGPTGPASAHPAAGALAPEAQGVAAGPLPGAGAVAVAPGTPVPVAADAGGVPSTAPTPAGAGAASAHSLPVGIHPVTDAAGQAAAGGTEAGGTDAGRTDAGQTAEPGTPAAAPQAGTTEQAGAPQLPPAARAELPLQQTPSVVVAPADAPAPARHAAPLPRQLGGPAFALAQAAAGAPGGTSTITVTVAPDDLGPITIRASLSPDGARIEFFSATDGGREALKQALPDLRREASSSGLSASLDLGTGTPDDPRDGARDHGPRHARTAEVRPAPAPPTWAARPAAGTSTLDLFA; the protein is encoded by the coding sequence ATGAGCCTCGTCCAGGGTTCTCCCGCCACGGCCGCTCCGCGCGACACCCTGCGTGCCGTCCGACCGGCCGCCGGGAATCGCGACGGCTCCGAGGTGTCGTCGCTGTCGGCATCCCGGTCCACGTCCCGGTCGGCATCGTCCTTCGGCGAGGCGTACCGTCGGCATGCGGAGCGCCTGGACCGGCCCATGACCCGGACCGCCGACGACGCCCGCTCCGGTGGGCCCGCTGGAACACCTGCAGGACTCGGGGGATCGACGGGCCCGATACGCCGTGAGGCGGAGCCAGTCCCGTCGTCGGCGATCAGGTCCGACTCCCGCCGCGGCCCACGGCAGTCCTCGGCCGCGGAAGGTGCCGTGACGGCATCGGATCCGGCGGCACATGCGGCACGCCAGGCCTCCGCGGACCCGCAGGCACCGTCCGGTGACGTCCCGACGGCCCTAGGGGTCAAGGCCGGCATCACGGCAGAACACGTCACGGTCGAAACGGCCGCCCCCGTGGAGCCGACGGCGGATACGGACCCTGCCGATGCCTCCGATCCTGCCGGCGCCGCCGGCGCCGGCGTGCCGGCCTCCCCGCTGACGACCCCGGCTGCCACGCCGACGGTGGCCGCCCCGAGCGCGCCGACGGCCGCTGCAGATGGGTCACCGGTCACCTCCACGGCGACCGCGACGCCCGTCCCGGAGATCCGGTCGGGCGCGGTCCCTCCGACGTCGGGGCCGACCGGGCCGGCATCGGCACACCCCGCGGCAGGAGCCCTGGCCCCGGAGGCGCAGGGCGTGGCGGCGGGTCCGCTCCCGGGAGCCGGAGCCGTTGCCGTTGCCCCGGGGACTCCCGTGCCGGTAGCGGCAGATGCCGGTGGAGTGCCGTCCACCGCGCCCACCCCCGCGGGTGCAGGCGCTGCCAGCGCCCACTCCCTCCCGGTGGGCATTCACCCTGTCACCGATGCGGCGGGACAGGCAGCAGCCGGAGGGACGGAAGCCGGAGGGACGGACGCAGGACGGACTGACGCAGGACAGACTGCGGAGCCCGGCACGCCCGCCGCCGCACCGCAAGCGGGGACCACCGAGCAGGCCGGCGCTCCCCAGCTTCCTCCGGCCGCCCGCGCCGAGCTGCCCCTGCAGCAGACGCCGTCCGTCGTCGTCGCACCGGCGGACGCCCCCGCGCCCGCACGCCACGCCGCGCCCCTGCCCCGGCAGCTCGGCGGGCCCGCCTTCGCGCTCGCACAGGCGGCGGCCGGCGCACCGGGCGGGACGAGCACCATCACCGTCACCGTCGCGCCGGACGATCTCGGGCCCATCACCATCCGCGCGAGCCTGTCGCCGGACGGAGCCAGGATCGAGTTCTTCTCGGCCACCGACGGCGGGCGGGAGGCCCTGAAGCAGGCGCTGCCAGACCTGCGCCGGGAGGCGTCGTCGTCGGGCCTGTCCGCGTCGCTCGATCTCGGCACCGGCACCCCCGACGATCCTCGGGACGGAGCGCGGGACCACGGCCCACGGCACGCCCGGACAGCAGAGGTACGCCCGGCACCGGCTCCACCCACCTGGGCAGCCCGCCCGGCGGCGGGCACCTCGACCCTCGACCTCTTCGCCTGA
- a CDS encoding flagellar FlbD family protein, which yields MIVVTRLNESQFAVNPDLIERIHENPDTTLVMVDGAKYIVTESLGEVVDLIADYRARIISLARFMPGPADEDPAGPRPLGIVRDAGDDAGSSDATDAGAPVPLRPRNT from the coding sequence ATGATCGTGGTGACCCGGCTCAACGAGAGCCAGTTCGCGGTGAACCCTGACCTCATCGAGCGCATCCACGAGAACCCGGACACCACGCTCGTGATGGTCGACGGCGCCAAGTACATCGTCACCGAGTCGCTCGGTGAAGTGGTCGACCTGATCGCCGACTACCGGGCGCGGATCATCTCGCTCGCCCGGTTCATGCCCGGCCCGGCCGACGAGGACCCGGCGGGCCCGCGTCCGCTCGGCATCGTCCGTGATGCAGGAGATGACGCCGGGTCCTCCGACGCGACCGATGCCGGCGCTCCCGTCCCGCTCCGACCAAGGAACACGTAA
- a CDS encoding FliO/MopB family protein yields MDVVVLALRVLLSLGVVLALLFVLHRKVSRINGNRAGAGLVSVVARQGIGAKASVVVLDAEGTRFYLGVTEQSVSVLHSSAAPRALQAVPGSDDAAGRTAPAVAGPAETSDARFAASLKLAGGAVDTLPAADVAPAPATASPTSRRAARATESARPGAPLNGSILSPATWKQTAAFLRQGRAG; encoded by the coding sequence GTGGACGTGGTGGTCCTCGCGCTGCGCGTGCTGCTGTCCCTCGGCGTGGTCCTCGCGCTGCTCTTCGTGCTGCACCGGAAGGTCTCGAGGATCAACGGCAACCGTGCCGGAGCGGGCCTCGTGTCCGTCGTGGCCCGCCAGGGCATCGGCGCGAAGGCCTCGGTGGTCGTGCTCGACGCCGAGGGGACCCGCTTCTACCTCGGGGTCACCGAGCAGTCGGTGTCGGTCCTCCACTCATCGGCCGCCCCGCGCGCACTGCAGGCGGTCCCGGGTTCCGACGACGCTGCAGGACGCACGGCCCCCGCCGTCGCCGGGCCGGCGGAGACGTCCGACGCCCGCTTCGCGGCCTCGCTGAAGCTGGCCGGCGGGGCGGTCGACACCCTGCCGGCGGCCGATGTCGCTCCGGCGCCGGCCACCGCGTCTCCGACGAGCCGCCGCGCGGCCCGGGCCACGGAGTCGGCGCGTCCCGGAGCGCCGCTCAACGGCTCGATCCTCTCGCCCGCCACCTGGAAGCAGACCGCAGCGTTCCTGCGCCAGGGACGGGCGGGGTGA
- a CDS encoding flagellar motor switch protein FliM — protein sequence MPSATPRAVDVYDFRRPTTLAREHSRVLELGFETLARQWGTQLTAKIRAIAQVTSEQLLLQTYNEYAASLPPTTAMVLCAVTGHASKAVIQFPASAGLYWVDSMLGGHGAVPLEERKFTQIEQALIRRLMDDALEGLHYSLGSVLSHQLSIDSIQYNAQFAQAASTTELMIVGVFEIRVGDRVSRATIAIPAHLLLAQLGDANPTATSEDARELIELQVTHVPVDVSVQLAALPVLPSRILDLAVGDVLKLPHPQHRPFELAVSGQRLGEAALGQNGSRLACVVVTTEENTAP from the coding sequence GTGCCCTCGGCAACGCCCCGGGCGGTGGATGTCTATGACTTCCGCCGGCCCACCACGCTCGCGCGTGAACACTCCCGTGTGCTCGAACTCGGATTCGAGACACTCGCCCGCCAGTGGGGTACGCAGCTGACAGCGAAGATCCGCGCGATCGCGCAGGTGACCAGCGAACAGCTCCTCCTGCAGACGTACAACGAGTACGCGGCCTCCCTGCCACCCACGACGGCGATGGTGCTGTGCGCGGTCACCGGCCACGCGAGCAAGGCGGTCATCCAGTTCCCCGCATCGGCGGGACTGTACTGGGTGGACTCGATGCTCGGCGGCCACGGCGCGGTTCCCCTCGAGGAGCGGAAGTTCACGCAGATCGAGCAGGCCCTGATCCGCCGCCTCATGGACGACGCCCTCGAAGGGCTGCACTACTCCCTCGGGTCCGTCCTGTCCCACCAGCTGAGCATCGACTCGATCCAGTACAACGCCCAGTTCGCCCAGGCGGCCTCGACCACCGAACTCATGATCGTCGGGGTCTTCGAGATCCGCGTGGGTGACCGCGTCAGCCGGGCGACCATCGCCATCCCGGCGCACCTCCTGCTCGCACAGCTCGGCGACGCGAACCCGACGGCCACGAGCGAGGACGCCCGCGAGCTGATCGAACTGCAGGTGACACACGTGCCCGTCGACGTGTCGGTGCAGCTCGCCGCCCTGCCCGTCCTGCCGTCCCGCATCCTCGACCTCGCCGTCGGGGACGTGCTGAAGCTGCCGCACCCGCAGCACCGACCCTTCGAGCTCGCCGTCAGCGGACAGCGGCTCGGCGAGGCAGCCCTGGGCCAGAACGGCTCACGCCTGGCCTGCGTAGTAGTGACCACCGAGGAGAACACCGCACCATGA
- a CDS encoding OmpA/MotB family protein, producing MSRRPHRKRHGEEHGEEHPDERWMASYMDMVTVLMCMFIVLYAMSTVDQQKFEQLRTSLATGFGAVETATVDTAEGTIVPAEHANDEGESFAGGAALTDAETQKQEPGAADVAAPTPSPSPSAGGDAAEPATDRERATAEVENLRALQERIDAELRGRDLADAVRYVIDERGLTIRLVGSETFFLPDSAQLTDQTLRVLEGVGPILASIPNEVGVEGHTARLPDSVPRPLDWELSTERAVNVVRHLIDTGGVPAPRLSAIGYGESRPLAPGTTAAELELNRRVDIVVHSDQPESVRALIPEIAAG from the coding sequence GTGAGCAGACGCCCCCACCGGAAGCGGCACGGCGAGGAGCACGGCGAGGAGCACCCGGACGAGCGCTGGATGGCGTCCTACATGGACATGGTCACCGTGCTGATGTGCATGTTCATCGTCCTGTACGCCATGTCCACGGTGGACCAGCAGAAGTTCGAGCAGCTGCGCACCTCCCTGGCCACGGGCTTCGGTGCCGTCGAGACGGCGACCGTGGACACCGCCGAGGGCACCATCGTCCCCGCCGAGCATGCCAACGACGAGGGCGAGTCCTTCGCCGGGGGAGCTGCGCTCACGGACGCGGAGACGCAGAAGCAGGAACCGGGAGCGGCCGACGTCGCCGCACCCACGCCGTCGCCCTCGCCGTCCGCGGGCGGTGACGCCGCCGAGCCCGCCACGGACCGCGAGCGTGCCACCGCGGAGGTCGAGAACCTGCGTGCCCTGCAGGAGCGGATCGACGCGGAGCTGCGCGGACGCGACCTCGCCGACGCCGTCCGCTACGTCATCGACGAGCGCGGCCTCACCATCCGCCTCGTCGGGTCCGAGACGTTCTTCCTCCCCGACAGTGCGCAGCTCACCGACCAGACACTCCGCGTGCTCGAGGGGGTGGGGCCCATCCTGGCGTCCATCCCCAACGAGGTGGGCGTCGAAGGGCACACCGCCCGCCTGCCAGACTCCGTCCCGCGTCCGCTGGACTGGGAGCTGTCCACCGAGCGGGCCGTCAACGTGGTGCGGCACCTCATCGACACGGGCGGCGTCCCGGCACCCCGGCTCTCGGCCATCGGGTACGGCGAGTCGCGTCCCCTCGCTCCCGGGACCACGGCGGCGGAGCTCGAACTGAACCGGCGCGTGGACATCGTGGTGCACTCCGACCAGCCGGAGAGCGTGCGCGCCCTGATCCCGGAGATCGCCGCCGGCTGA
- the fliN gene encoding flagellar motor switch protein FliN, which produces MGAFSADLAVVLIDAQPLAVAAGTSSPLVSPADVLVPALEAASNSLGDGVLGVPAVQDALPLFRDAETSVFRLAGPSGTVGWFAVRLRGARPGAAPRRSSAPAGAANLGRISNVEMAMTVEIGRTRMSVRDVLDLEPGAVIELDRSAGAPADVLLNGRLVAHGEVVVVDQDYAVRITQILDVADGTL; this is translated from the coding sequence GTGGGGGCCTTCTCCGCGGACCTCGCCGTCGTCCTGATCGACGCGCAGCCCCTCGCCGTCGCCGCCGGCACGTCGTCACCGCTGGTCTCCCCGGCCGACGTGCTCGTGCCCGCCCTCGAAGCCGCCTCGAACTCCCTCGGCGACGGCGTGCTCGGCGTCCCGGCCGTGCAGGACGCGCTGCCCCTATTCCGCGACGCCGAGACCTCCGTCTTCCGCCTCGCCGGCCCGTCCGGCACGGTCGGCTGGTTCGCCGTGCGGCTGCGCGGGGCCCGGCCCGGTGCGGCTCCGCGCCGCTCGTCGGCACCCGCCGGGGCCGCCAACCTCGGCCGCATCAGCAACGTCGAGATGGCCATGACCGTCGAGATCGGACGGACCCGCATGTCCGTCCGCGACGTGCTGGACCTCGAGCCGGGCGCCGTCATCGAACTCGACCGGTCCGCCGGCGCTCCCGCGGACGTCCTGCTCAACGGGCGCCTCGTCGCGCACGGCGAGGTCGTCGTCGTGGACCAGGACTACGCCGTGCGCATCACCCAGATCCTCGACGTCGCGGACGGCACCCTCTAG
- the map gene encoding type I methionyl aminopeptidase: MIEILSPAEVGRARATGALVADILQTLKGRATTGTNLLDIDRWAQEMIVEAGAQSCYVDYAPSFGRGPFGHYICTSVNDAVLHGLPFDYALADGDLLSLDLAVSLGGVVADSAISFLVGGSADPAGTAMIAATERALAAGIAAARPGARIGDLSHAIGSVLREAGYPINTDFGGHGVGSTMHQDPHIPNTGRAGRGYELRPGLLLALEPWVMVDTAALVTDADGWTLRSATGCRTAHTEHTIAITEDGAEILTLPSR, encoded by the coding sequence ATGATCGAGATCCTGAGCCCCGCCGAAGTGGGCCGGGCGAGAGCCACGGGCGCCCTGGTGGCCGACATCCTGCAGACGCTCAAGGGCCGCGCCACCACGGGGACCAACCTGCTGGACATCGACCGGTGGGCCCAGGAGATGATCGTCGAGGCCGGCGCCCAGTCCTGCTACGTCGACTACGCGCCCTCCTTCGGACGCGGTCCGTTCGGGCACTACATCTGCACGTCCGTCAACGACGCCGTCCTCCACGGACTGCCGTTCGACTACGCCCTGGCCGACGGCGACCTGCTGTCCCTCGATCTCGCCGTGTCCCTGGGCGGGGTGGTCGCGGACTCCGCCATCAGCTTCCTCGTGGGCGGGTCCGCTGACCCGGCCGGCACCGCGATGATCGCCGCGACGGAACGTGCGCTCGCTGCCGGGATCGCCGCCGCGCGGCCGGGCGCCCGCATCGGCGACCTCTCCCACGCGATCGGCTCGGTCCTCCGCGAGGCGGGATACCCGATCAACACCGACTTCGGAGGTCACGGCGTCGGGTCGACGATGCACCAGGACCCGCACATCCCGAACACCGGACGGGCCGGTCGCGGCTACGAGCTGCGCCCCGGGCTGCTGCTGGCGCTGGAGCCGTGGGTCATGGTGGACACCGCCGCGCTCGTCACGGATGCCGACGGGTGGACGCTCCGCAGTGCCACGGGTTGCCGGACGGCGCACACCGAGCACACCATCGCCATCACCGAGGACGGCGCCGAGATCCTCACCCTGCCCAGCCGGTAG
- a CDS encoding flagellar hook assembly protein FlgD: MPIDPVASATFAPTTTPAAGTRKQAMDSEVFMSLLVSQLRNQDPSAPMDTNQMISQTTQLAMMEKITQMTGLSEENFHLQMRSSAAALIGNEVSYTGTDGVEARGLATAVSYSGPVPTVTIGGRSIALDLVSGVGALPAPAAP; this comes from the coding sequence ATGCCCATAGATCCGGTCGCGTCCGCGACCTTCGCCCCCACCACGACACCCGCTGCCGGAACCCGGAAGCAGGCCATGGACTCCGAGGTCTTCATGTCACTGCTCGTGAGCCAGCTGCGCAACCAGGACCCGAGTGCCCCGATGGACACCAACCAGATGATCTCCCAGACCACGCAGCTGGCCATGATGGAGAAGATCACGCAGATGACCGGCCTCAGCGAGGAGAACTTCCACCTCCAGATGCGGTCCTCGGCGGCCGCGCTCATCGGTAACGAGGTCTCCTACACGGGGACCGACGGCGTCGAGGCCCGTGGCCTGGCCACCGCCGTCTCCTACAGCGGCCCCGTCCCCACCGTCACCATCGGCGGCAGGAGCATCGCGCTCGACCTCGTGTCCGGTGTCGGCGCCCTGCCGGCTCCGGCCGCTCCCTGA
- a CDS encoding flagellar hook protein FlgE, with translation MLRSLYSGISGLRSHQTMLDVTGNNIANVNTTGFKASATQFQDTLSQLTQGAGAPQEAFGGTNPAQVGLGVQVAGIVTNFSQGSAQATGRATDMMISGDGFFITRLGGETLYTRAGAFTPDAEGRLVTPDGSLVQGWPAVNGVVQQGGAVGDLRMPKGAVSPAQATTTARVTGNLPSDAAVGTQILQEKEVYGADGTARDLTLTFTRSATGWTVAGQDANGAAGSTELLLPNGQAAAGSSVTVGGIAVDLSAVTGFAQLKTVSISERDGRTAGTLESFTVGADGTLVGAFSNGSRQPLGRVALAGFVNPAGLEKAGASSYRATANSGAAEIGAAGANGLGSLDAGTLEMSNVDLSQEFTNLIVAQRGFQANARIITTSDEVLQELANLKR, from the coding sequence ATGCTTCGCTCGCTCTACTCCGGCATCTCGGGGCTCCGCTCCCACCAGACCATGCTCGACGTCACCGGCAACAACATCGCCAACGTCAACACCACGGGCTTCAAGGCGTCCGCCACCCAGTTCCAGGACACCCTGTCCCAGTTGACACAGGGTGCGGGCGCACCCCAGGAAGCCTTCGGCGGCACCAACCCGGCCCAGGTGGGCCTCGGCGTGCAGGTGGCGGGCATCGTCACCAACTTCTCCCAGGGCTCGGCCCAGGCCACCGGCCGTGCCACGGACATGATGATCTCCGGAGACGGGTTCTTCATCACGCGCCTCGGCGGCGAGACCCTCTACACCCGGGCGGGCGCCTTCACCCCCGACGCCGAGGGCCGCCTCGTGACCCCGGACGGCTCCCTCGTCCAGGGCTGGCCCGCCGTCAACGGCGTCGTCCAGCAGGGTGGCGCGGTCGGCGACCTGCGCATGCCCAAGGGGGCGGTCTCCCCGGCCCAGGCGACGACGACGGCACGGGTCACGGGCAACCTGCCCTCCGACGCGGCCGTCGGCACGCAGATCCTGCAGGAGAAGGAGGTCTACGGCGCGGACGGGACGGCCCGCGACCTCACGCTCACCTTCACCCGCTCGGCCACGGGCTGGACGGTCGCCGGTCAGGACGCGAACGGTGCGGCAGGCAGCACGGAACTCCTGCTGCCGAACGGCCAGGCCGCCGCGGGCTCCTCGGTCACGGTGGGCGGCATCGCCGTCGACCTCTCCGCCGTCACCGGCTTCGCGCAGCTCAAGACCGTCTCCATCTCGGAGCGGGACGGCCGCACCGCCGGCACCCTCGAGTCCTTCACGGTCGGCGCCGACGGCACCCTGGTGGGGGCGTTCAGCAACGGCAGCCGCCAGCCGCTGGGCCGCGTGGCGCTCGCCGGCTTCGTGAACCCCGCCGGCCTGGAGAAGGCCGGAGCCTCGTCCTACCGCGCGACGGCGAACTCGGGTGCGGCGGAGATCGGCGCTGCCGGCGCCAACGGCCTCGGGTCGCTCGACGCGGGCACGCTCGAGATGTCCAATGTGGACCTCTCGCAGGAGTTCACCAACCTGATCGTGGCGCAGCGCGGCTTCCAGGCGAACGCCCGCATCATCACCACCTCCGACGAGGTGCTGCAGGAACTCGCGAACCTGAAGCGCTAG